A region of Chloracidobacterium sp. DNA encodes the following proteins:
- a CDS encoding ABC transporter permease: MSELLTPTFLLILLFSTIRSATPLIFAALGGMFSERAGVINIALEGLMLSGAFTAAVVTYELQNPYIGFVAGIVVGGIVALIFAIAVIRFEADQVVTGFAISMLMLGLPAVISSRLYDSAGSTQQIAKEFLLLDISNRLSIASILAFLIVPVCWYVLYKTPFGLRIRAAGENPEAADAAGVNVIRLRYVAVVISGMLAAAGGAYLSIGQSSLFTRGMTAGRGYIALAALILAKWKPIPVLFACLFFGFTEALSIQMQGVIKMPSGEDIPVQFIQMIPYVLTIIVLAGFIGSSRAPKALGIPYRKEN, encoded by the coding sequence ATGAGCGAGTTACTAACACCGACATTTTTACTCATTTTGCTCTTTTCGACGATTCGAAGCGCGACGCCGTTGATCTTTGCGGCATTGGGCGGAATGTTCTCGGAGCGCGCAGGCGTCATCAACATCGCACTCGAAGGCCTGATGCTTTCAGGAGCATTTACCGCTGCGGTTGTTACCTATGAGCTGCAGAATCCGTATATCGGATTTGTTGCGGGAATAGTTGTAGGCGGTATCGTCGCACTTATTTTTGCAATTGCAGTCATTAGGTTCGAGGCCGATCAGGTTGTTACGGGATTTGCGATAAGTATGTTGATGCTCGGGCTTCCGGCTGTCATTAGCAGCAGGCTTTATGATTCTGCAGGTTCGACGCAGCAGATCGCGAAAGAGTTTTTACTGCTCGATATTTCAAATCGATTATCGATTGCCTCGATTCTGGCGTTCCTTATTGTTCCGGTTTGTTGGTATGTGCTTTATAAGACACCATTCGGATTGCGTATTCGTGCAGCCGGTGAGAATCCGGAAGCTGCAGATGCAGCAGGCGTGAATGTTATCCGTTTACGATATGTTGCGGTCGTTATTTCGGGAATGTTGGCAGCGGCAGGCGGCGCATACCTTTCGATAGGCCAATCGTCTCTCTTCACACGCGGCATGACCGCTGGCCGAGGCTACATAGCTCTTGCGGCATTGATCCTAGCCAAATGGAAGCCGATACCGGTGCTTTTTGCATGCCTTTTCTTCGGATTTACCGAAGCTCTGTCGATCCAAATGCAGGGCGTGATCAAAATGCCTTCGGGCGAAGATATTCCGGTCCAATTTATTCAAATGATCCCTTACGTGTTGACGATAATCGTGCTAGCAGGCTTTATCGGTTCATCGCGGGCTCCGAAAGCATTGGGAATTCCATACAGAAAAGAGAACTAA
- the udk gene encoding uridine kinase, with the protein MFIGICGGTGSGKTTIARAIVEAVSAENVVLVEQDSYYRNLADMPLDERHQANFDHPDSIDGDMLVNHLKRLKQGLQVEMPLYDFKSHTRSDRIAIIEPRAVVVVEGILIFAEPRILDLLDVRVFVDTPDDIRFIRRLQRDIKERGRTVESVIGQYYRTVRPMHHEFVEPSKRHADIIIPEGGQMGVSVKFLCSLVREKLKEEKKAVN; encoded by the coding sequence ATGTTCATAGGTATTTGCGGCGGAACAGGTTCGGGAAAGACGACAATTGCGCGGGCTATCGTTGAGGCGGTCAGCGCGGAAAATGTTGTGCTCGTCGAGCAGGATTCGTATTACAGAAACCTTGCGGACATGCCTCTTGACGAACGGCATCAGGCAAATTTCGATCATCCCGATTCGATCGACGGCGACATGTTGGTCAATCACCTCAAACGCTTGAAGCAGGGATTACAGGTCGAGATGCCGTTGTATGATTTTAAATCGCATACACGCAGCGACCGTATCGCGATCATTGAACCAAGGGCTGTGGTGGTCGTTGAGGGTATTTTGATATTTGCAGAACCGCGTATCCTCGATCTGCTGGATGTGCGGGTTTTTGTCGATACGCCGGACGACATTCGATTTATTCGTCGGCTCCAGCGCGACATAAAAGAACGCGGTCGCACAGTCGAATCAGTGATCGGACAATATTATAGAACAGTAAGGCCGATGCATCATGAATTCGTCGAGCCGTCGAAGCGTCACGCGGACATTATTATTCCCGAAGGCGGACAAATGGGCGTCAGTGTCAAATTCCTTTGCAGCCTCGTGCGTGAGAAACTAAAAGAAGAAAAGAAAGCAGTAAATTAA
- a CDS encoding purine-nucleoside phosphorylase → MRYENAAKAAAYIKSKYSGECQAAIVLGSGLGAFADELTDAVRIPYEEIPGFARSTVEGHAGQLVLGEINGIAVAVQQGRFHYYEGYDMEQVMLPVRTFGLMGIKNLILTNAAGSLNSDMTPGSLMLISDHLNCLGVNPLRGPNDNRFGPRFPDMSEVYDREFQQITQDEANAIARERFERGHDETLIDFMNRGVYCALSGPTYETPAEIRMYRQLGADAVGMSTVPEAIAARHQGMRVLGISCITNLAAGMSDEPINHEEVMETGARVAEVFKELLRRIIKKVCS, encoded by the coding sequence ATGCGTTACGAAAACGCCGCAAAAGCGGCTGCCTATATCAAGTCAAAATATTCCGGCGAGTGCCAAGCCGCGATAGTGCTCGGCAGCGGTCTTGGTGCGTTTGCGGATGAATTGACTGACGCTGTTAGAATTCCTTACGAAGAAATTCCCGGATTTGCGCGTTCAACTGTTGAGGGTCATGCGGGACAGCTTGTTTTAGGTGAGATCAACGGCATAGCGGTCGCGGTTCAGCAAGGGCGCTTTCACTATTACGAAGGCTACGACATGGAGCAGGTGATGCTGCCGGTCCGTACGTTTGGATTGATGGGAATAAAGAATCTTATCCTGACAAATGCTGCGGGCAGTCTTAATTCCGATATGACGCCCGGAAGCTTGATGCTTATTTCGGATCATCTTAATTGCCTCGGCGTCAATCCATTGCGAGGGCCAAACGACAATCGCTTCGGCCCGCGATTTCCTGATATGAGCGAGGTTTACGACCGCGAATTTCAGCAGATCACTCAGGATGAAGCCAATGCGATCGCCCGCGAACGATTTGAAAGAGGACACGATGAGACGCTGATCGATTTTATGAATCGCGGCGTCTATTGCGCTCTGTCGGGCCCGACATATGAAACTCCGGCTGAGATCAGGATGTATCGTCAACTCGGCGCGGATGCTGTTGGAATGTCTACAGTTCCCGAGGCAATTGCTGCGCGGCACCAAGGAATGCGCGTTCTCGGTATCTCGTGTATAACCAATCTCGCGGCCGGAATGAGCGACGAGCCGATCAATCACGAAGAGGTAATGGAAACAGGAGCGCGTGTCGCTGAAGTTTTCAAAGAACTTCTCAGACGAATAATTAAGAAAGTATGTTCATAG
- a CDS encoding Hsp20/alpha crystallin family protein, with product MNIVRYDPFRELRSLNEEVARLFRNAAPASAARDEVFNGSWAPTVDIFENKDSFILEAELPGMTREDFELSFENNVLTLKGERKFEKKTDEDNYHRIERAYGSFTRSFTLPPTVTAEGAKADFDNGILHISLPKREEVKARKIEITGADAISKTIEANNKAKTANG from the coding sequence ATGAACATAGTCAGATACGATCCATTTAGAGAATTACGCAGCTTAAACGAAGAAGTGGCCCGCTTATTCAGGAACGCAGCACCCGCCTCGGCGGCGAGAGACGAAGTGTTTAACGGCTCATGGGCTCCGACAGTCGATATTTTCGAGAACAAGGACAGCTTTATTCTCGAAGCCGAACTGCCCGGAATGACGCGAGAAGATTTTGAGCTTTCATTCGAAAATAATGTACTCACGCTTAAAGGTGAGCGGAAATTTGAAAAAAAGACCGATGAAGACAATTATCATCGCATTGAGCGAGCATATGGTTCATTCACGCGGTCATTCACGCTTCCGCCGACAGTTACCGCCGAGGGAGCAAAGGCCGACTTCGATAACGGCATTCTCCACATAAGCCTGCCGAAGCGCGAAGAGGTCAAAGCTCGTAAGATAGAGATCACCGGCGCAGATGCTATATCGAAAACGATCGAGGCGAATAACAAGGCCAAGACGGCAAACGGCTAA
- a CDS encoding ABC transporter permease, whose translation MKIFREVLWPLVAVFAAFVVGGIIVLLIGDNPFQTFYQLIGNSFGSLNNLGYTLFIATPLIFTGLAVAVAFRCGLLNIGAEGQLYVAAFATAWVGIKFGGTVVTIFGKQEDWSWYSLPSVILVLACILTAVVAGGIWGAIPGILKAKFGSHEVINTIMLNFIGISLVSYFTQYYYKIPGDPILQTADIGKGAHIPRISQYIPGMPDFVPLSVAFLLAILMCVLVYIFLWKTKWGYELRAVGENPSAAEYGGINVKKQIILAMTISGGLAGMVAIGEVLGYRYNYYDGFSDGWGFLGIAVALLGRNHPLGIFIAAIFFAVLKRGEIFVDIETKYVSKDLVEVLQAIIIIFVAALQRYSRK comes from the coding sequence ATGAAGATTTTTCGTGAAGTTCTTTGGCCATTAGTAGCTGTTTTCGCGGCGTTTGTCGTCGGCGGGATAATTGTGCTGTTGATCGGCGACAACCCATTCCAGACTTTCTACCAACTCATCGGTAACTCGTTTGGCTCGCTCAACAATCTTGGCTACACCCTGTTTATCGCAACGCCGCTAATATTTACTGGGCTGGCGGTTGCTGTTGCTTTTCGCTGCGGGCTTTTAAATATCGGGGCGGAGGGGCAACTTTATGTAGCTGCGTTTGCGACGGCTTGGGTCGGTATCAAATTTGGCGGAACTGTGGTCACCATCTTTGGAAAGCAGGAAGACTGGTCTTGGTACAGCCTGCCGTCGGTGATCCTCGTGCTTGCGTGCATTTTAACTGCCGTTGTCGCGGGCGGAATCTGGGGTGCGATACCCGGCATTCTAAAAGCAAAATTCGGCTCGCACGAAGTCATCAACACGATCATGCTGAACTTTATCGGCATATCGCTGGTCAGTTATTTTACGCAGTATTACTACAAAATTCCGGGTGACCCGATCTTGCAAACCGCTGACATCGGCAAGGGCGCTCACATTCCTCGAATAAGCCAATACATCCCTGGAATGCCCGATTTTGTTCCGCTCAGCGTTGCGTTTCTGCTGGCGATATTGATGTGTGTACTCGTTTATATCTTTTTGTGGAAGACAAAATGGGGCTACGAACTGCGTGCGGTCGGTGAAAATCCATCTGCCGCAGAATACGGCGGTATTAATGTAAAGAAGCAGATAATTTTGGCGATGACGATCTCGGGCGGCTTGGCTGGAATGGTCGCGATCGGTGAGGTTCTTGGTTACAGATACAATTATTACGACGGTTTCTCAGACGGCTGGGGATTTTTGGGAATTGCGGTAGCGTTGCTTGGCCGTAATCATCCTCTTGGCATATTTATCGCAGCGATCTTTTTCGCCGTATTGAAACGCGGCGAGATCTTTGTCGATATAGAAACAAAATACGTTTCAAAGGACCTTGTCGAGGTGCTTCAGGCGATCATAATTATTTTTGTGGCGGCGCTACAGAGGTATTCGAGGAAATAA
- a CDS encoding cytidine deaminase — protein MEHSEKELVEAASRVRENAYAPFSEFKVGAALETDDGEIIVGSNVESASYGLTVCAERVAVWNAISQGKRKIKRIAVVADTEDLTPPCGVCRQIIWEFGGNIPVIFANLNGKVETVEMKDLLPRAFDTKFLK, from the coding sequence ATGGAACACTCAGAAAAAGAACTCGTTGAAGCAGCAAGCCGCGTGCGTGAAAACGCCTACGCGCCGTTTTCGGAATTTAAGGTTGGTGCAGCACTCGAAACCGACGACGGCGAGATCATCGTCGGCAGCAACGTCGAATCAGCAAGCTACGGCCTCACCGTCTGTGCCGAACGCGTCGCCGTATGGAACGCAATCTCGCAAGGCAAACGAAAAATAAAACGCATCGCCGTCGTCGCCGATACCGAAGACCTGACGCCTCCGTGCGGTGTCTGCCGGCAGATCATCTGGGAGTTTGGCGGCAACATTCCCGTGATCTTTGCGAACCTCAACGGCAAGGTCGAGACAGTCGAGATGAAAGACCTTCTTCCGCGTGCTTTTGATACTAAATTCCTCAAATAG